One stretch of Streptomyces hygroscopicus DNA includes these proteins:
- a CDS encoding trypsin has translation MRKTLKHLKRASAAGAVALAAFSLTPGSANAAPTGPEPSPSVVGGTRAAQGEFPFMVRLSMGCGGALYTQDIVLTAAHCVDGSGANTSITATAGVVDLQSSSAVKVKSTEVLQAPGYNGTGKDWALIKLAKPINQPTLKIADTTAYNKGDFTVAGWGAAVEGGGQQRYLLKATVPFVDDATCNSAYDELVPGEEICAGRMAQGGVDTCQGDSGGPMFRKDDGGQWIQVGIVSWGEGCARPGKPGVYTEVSTFAKDIKAAASELGG, from the coding sequence TTGCGGAAGACCCTGAAGCACCTCAAGAGAGCCTCGGCCGCCGGCGCAGTCGCCCTCGCCGCCTTCAGCCTTACCCCCGGCAGCGCCAACGCCGCGCCCACCGGCCCCGAGCCGAGCCCCTCCGTCGTCGGCGGCACCCGCGCCGCCCAGGGCGAATTCCCCTTCATGGTCCGGCTGTCCATGGGCTGTGGCGGCGCCCTCTACACCCAGGACATCGTGCTCACCGCCGCCCACTGTGTGGACGGCAGCGGCGCCAACACCTCCATTACGGCCACCGCGGGCGTCGTCGACCTCCAGAGCTCGAGCGCCGTCAAGGTCAAGTCCACCGAGGTGCTCCAGGCCCCCGGCTACAACGGCACCGGCAAGGACTGGGCGCTCATCAAGCTCGCCAAGCCGATCAACCAGCCCACCCTGAAGATCGCCGACACCACGGCGTACAACAAGGGCGACTTCACCGTCGCCGGCTGGGGCGCGGCCGTCGAGGGCGGCGGCCAGCAGCGCTACCTGCTCAAGGCCACCGTGCCGTTCGTCGACGACGCCACCTGCAACTCCGCGTACGACGAGCTCGTGCCCGGCGAGGAGATCTGCGCCGGCCGGATGGCTCAGGGCGGCGTGGACACCTGCCAGGGCGACTCCGGCGGCCCGATGTTCCGCAAGGACGACGGCGGCCAGTGGATCCAGGTCGGCATCGTGAGCTGGGGCGAGGGCTGCGCGCGGCCCGGCAAGCCCGGCGTCTACACCGAGGTGAGCACCTTCGCCAAGGACATCAAGGCGGCCGCGAGCGAGCTCGGCGGCTGA
- a CDS encoding aminopeptidase N, which yields MSVLTREEAQIRARLIEVHRYTIDLDLTRGEELFGSITTIRFSARQAGADTFAELAPAAVHRAVLDGRELDLTGDTAEALADGRLPLTGLTEGEHELRVETDMRYSHTGEGMHRFTDPADGETYLYTMCCMADANDVFAAFDQPDLKAVFDVRVTAPPQWTVLGNGIATRVGAPEEGRWQLAPTPPISTYLMALAAGPYHSVRTEHAGLPFGLHVRRSLAPYLEADADELFDITRRCFDRYHEIFEEPYPFDSYDQAFVPEFNSGAMENPGLVTFRDEFVFRSAVTDAERQTRAMVIAHEMAHMWFGDLVTMKWWDDIWLNESFAEYMGYQILTETTRYTDTWADFGVRRKNWGYDADQRPSTHPVAPAPELVPDTAAARLNFDGISYAKGASALRQLVTWLGEKTFLDGINDHFTRHRFGNATLADFIDSLARSSGRDVHAWADRWLRTTGVDTLAPVVTANGDRWSAEIRHQGGGPDGDTPTRRPHRIAIGLYDHAPAAPHQLVLRERVEAELDGAEPALCLSFTGPRPDLLLLNDGDLTYTKIRLDPGSWKAVHRALSGLPDAVSRAVVWNAARDMVRDGDLPPADFLETARAHLPHETDIAIVQGVLAFARTQIADRYLPADRRPAALATIRATCRDLLRRTEDGTGAGLRLAAVRTFIGSATDPAELTDWLDGDTVPGGPALDPELRWQTLGRLAVLGAVGPAHIDAELARDSSATGQEGAARCRAALPDATAKEAAWQTLFDPERDGQGPELSNYLVTATLAGFWQPEHHDVLADYVPRYFPAAVTLGTRRGPAIADTVARFGFPSTVDAETLRRGEECLANPDALPALSRRLADQIDDLSRALRVREKQGE from the coding sequence ATGTCCGTACTGACGCGCGAGGAAGCGCAGATCCGAGCCCGCCTCATCGAGGTCCACCGCTACACGATCGACCTGGACCTCACCCGCGGGGAGGAGCTCTTCGGCTCCATCACGACCATCCGCTTCAGCGCGCGCCAGGCGGGCGCGGACACCTTCGCCGAGCTCGCGCCGGCCGCGGTCCACCGTGCCGTACTGGACGGCCGCGAGCTCGACCTCACCGGCGACACCGCCGAGGCGCTCGCGGACGGTCGGCTTCCGCTCACCGGCCTCACCGAGGGCGAGCACGAGCTGCGCGTCGAGACGGACATGCGCTACTCCCACACCGGCGAGGGCATGCACCGCTTCACCGACCCCGCCGACGGCGAGACGTACCTCTACACCATGTGCTGCATGGCGGACGCCAACGACGTCTTCGCCGCGTTCGACCAGCCCGACCTCAAGGCCGTCTTCGACGTCCGCGTCACCGCCCCGCCCCAGTGGACCGTGCTCGGCAACGGCATCGCCACCCGCGTCGGCGCCCCCGAGGAGGGCCGCTGGCAGCTCGCGCCCACCCCGCCCATCAGCACCTATCTGATGGCCCTGGCCGCCGGCCCGTACCACTCGGTGCGCACCGAGCACGCCGGACTCCCCTTCGGGCTGCACGTCCGCCGCTCCCTCGCGCCCTACCTCGAGGCCGACGCCGACGAGCTCTTCGACATCACCCGGCGCTGCTTCGACCGCTACCACGAGATCTTCGAGGAGCCGTACCCCTTCGACTCCTACGACCAGGCGTTCGTCCCCGAATTCAACTCCGGCGCCATGGAGAACCCGGGCCTGGTCACCTTCCGCGACGAATTCGTCTTCCGCTCCGCCGTCACCGACGCCGAGCGCCAGACCCGCGCCATGGTCATCGCCCATGAAATGGCCCATATGTGGTTCGGCGACCTCGTCACCATGAAGTGGTGGGACGACATCTGGCTGAACGAGTCCTTCGCCGAGTACATGGGCTACCAGATCCTCACCGAGACCACCCGCTACACCGACACCTGGGCCGACTTCGGCGTCCGCCGCAAGAACTGGGGCTACGACGCCGACCAGCGCCCCTCCACCCACCCGGTCGCCCCCGCGCCCGAGCTGGTCCCCGACACCGCCGCCGCCCGGCTCAACTTCGACGGCATCTCCTACGCCAAGGGCGCCTCCGCGCTGCGCCAGCTCGTCACCTGGCTCGGCGAGAAGACGTTCCTCGACGGCATCAACGACCACTTCACCCGGCACCGCTTCGGCAACGCCACCCTCGCCGACTTCATCGACTCCCTCGCCCGCTCCTCCGGCCGCGACGTCCACGCCTGGGCCGACCGCTGGCTGCGCACCACCGGTGTCGACACCCTCGCCCCCGTCGTCACCGCCAACGGCGACCGGTGGAGCGCCGAGATCCGCCACCAGGGCGGCGGCCCGGACGGCGACACTCCCACCCGCCGCCCGCACCGCATCGCCATCGGCCTCTACGACCACGCGCCCGCCGCCCCGCACCAACTGGTCCTGCGCGAACGCGTCGAGGCCGAACTCGACGGCGCCGAGCCCGCCCTCTGCCTCTCCTTCACCGGGCCCCGCCCCGATCTGCTGCTCCTCAACGACGGCGACCTCACCTACACCAAGATCCGGCTCGACCCCGGCTCCTGGAAGGCCGTCCACCGCGCCCTGTCCGGCCTCCCCGACGCCGTCAGCCGCGCCGTGGTCTGGAACGCCGCCCGCGACATGGTCCGCGACGGCGACCTCCCGCCCGCCGACTTCCTCGAGACCGCCCGCGCCCATCTGCCGCACGAGACCGACATAGCGATCGTCCAGGGCGTCCTCGCCTTCGCCCGCACCCAGATCGCCGACCGCTACCTCCCCGCCGACCGCCGACCCGCCGCCCTGGCCACCATCCGCGCCACCTGCCGCGATCTGCTGCGCCGCACCGAGGACGGCACCGGCGCCGGGCTGCGGCTCGCCGCCGTGCGCACGTTCATCGGCAGCGCCACCGACCCCGCCGAGCTCACCGACTGGCTCGACGGCGACACCGTCCCCGGCGGCCCCGCCCTCGACCCCGAACTGCGCTGGCAGACCCTCGGCCGGCTCGCCGTCCTCGGCGCCGTCGGCCCCGCCCACATCGACGCCGAACTCGCCCGGGACTCCAGCGCCACCGGCCAGGAGGGCGCCGCCCGCTGCCGGGCCGCCCTGCCCGACGCCACCGCCAAGGAGGCCGCGTGGCAGACCCTCTTCGACCCTGAAAGGGACGGCCAGGGGCCCGAGCTCTCCAACTACCTGGTCACCGCGACCCTCGCCGGCTTCTGGCAGCCCGAGCACCACGACGTCCTCGCCGACTACGTGCCGCGCTACTTCCCGGCCGCCGTCACGCTGGGCACCCGCCGCGGCCCCGCCATCGCCGACACCGTCGCCCGCTTCGGCTTCCCGAGCACCGTGGACGCCGAAACCCTGCGACGGGGCGAGGAATGCCTCGCGAACCCCGACGCCCTGCCCGCCCTGAGCCGCCGCCTCGCCGACCAGATCGACGACCTGAGCCGCGCCCTGCGGGTACGAGAGAAGCAGGGGGAGTAA
- a CDS encoding pyridoxamine 5'-phosphate oxidase, with protein MSPSIATNTRVGLDELLEFVRPRHRALLMTRRADGSPQASPLTCGVDDSGRIVMSTYPERAKVRNVKREPAVSLVVLSDEWNGPWVQIDGTAEVVDTPESVEPLVEYYRNIAGEHPDWDEYREAMRKQGKSLIRVTPERWGPVATGGFPARLVENEA; from the coding sequence ATGAGCCCCTCCATCGCCACCAACACCCGTGTCGGCCTCGACGAACTGCTGGAGTTCGTACGCCCGCGCCACCGTGCGCTGCTGATGACCCGCCGGGCGGACGGCTCGCCCCAGGCGTCCCCGCTGACCTGCGGAGTCGACGACTCCGGCCGTATCGTCATGTCCACCTACCCCGAGCGCGCCAAGGTGCGCAACGTCAAGCGCGAACCGGCCGTGAGCCTCGTCGTGCTGTCCGACGAGTGGAACGGCCCCTGGGTGCAGATCGACGGCACCGCCGAGGTGGTCGACACCCCGGAGTCCGTCGAGCCGCTGGTCGAGTACTACCGCAATATCGCGGGCGAGCACCCGGACTGGGACGAGTACCGCGAGGCCATGCGCAAGCAGGGCAAGTCGCTGATCCGGGTCACCCCCGAGCGCTGGGGCCCGGTCGCCACGGGCGGCTTCCCGGCCCGGCTGGTCGAGAACGAGGCGTAA
- a CDS encoding chorismate mutase gives MTHSMSDHTAGQPATPGDPEGIDPSVLDELTRLRDSIDNIDAAVVHMLAERFKCTQQVGHLKAAHRLPPADPAREASQITRLRQLAESAKLDPGFAEKLLNFIIAEVIRHHETIARS, from the coding sequence ATGACGCACAGCATGAGCGACCACACCGCCGGGCAGCCGGCGACGCCGGGAGACCCCGAGGGGATCGACCCGTCCGTCCTCGACGAGCTGACCAGGTTGCGCGACAGCATCGACAACATCGACGCGGCCGTGGTCCATATGCTCGCCGAGCGCTTCAAATGCACCCAGCAGGTCGGCCACCTCAAGGCCGCCCACCGGCTCCCGCCGGCCGACCCGGCCCGTGAGGCGAGCCAGATCACCCGGCTGCGGCAGCTCGCCGAGAGCGCCAAGCTCGACCCCGGATTCGCCGAGAAGCTGCTCAACTTCATCATCGCCGAGGTCATCCGGCACCACGAGACCATCGCCCGCTCCTGA
- a CDS encoding glyoxalase — protein sequence MIATLQCTVIDCPDPAALAAFYGRILGWRVDDSDPEWANLTAEDGRRLAFQLAPDHQPPRWPDPAYPQQIHLDFDVDTIEDAERAQRELIELGATFLHDSGGERSGFRVFNDPAGHPFCICYGQSGQS from the coding sequence ATGATCGCGACGCTTCAGTGCACCGTCATCGACTGTCCCGACCCCGCCGCGCTGGCCGCCTTCTACGGACGGATCCTGGGCTGGCGGGTGGACGACAGCGATCCCGAGTGGGCGAACCTGACGGCCGAGGACGGCCGGCGGCTGGCCTTCCAGCTGGCGCCGGACCATCAGCCGCCGCGCTGGCCGGACCCGGCGTATCCGCAGCAGATCCATCTGGACTTCGACGTGGACACGATCGAGGACGCGGAGCGGGCGCAGCGGGAGCTGATCGAGCTGGGGGCGACGTTCTTGCACGACAGCGGCGGGGAGCGGTCGGGGTTCCGGGTCTTCAACGATCCGGCCGGGCACCCGTTCTGCATCTGCTACGGACAGAGCGGACAGAGCTGA